In Topomyia yanbarensis strain Yona2022 chromosome 2, ASM3024719v1, whole genome shotgun sequence, one DNA window encodes the following:
- the LOC131682826 gene encoding uncharacterized protein LOC131682826: MDAAEYHFWLQIEKLVGPVPENIKLLLQFSCFCNSSIADLDDELIDQIEQEARTIPTVLRIATNEKLIKKYFGVYCHTPNEFRFRSGERRMLKNISVAVRKKGLDSFIQSLRTIQHHTEARPAVSVMLQNYDPQTLRQMLREKVLNALNNNHAEILPDYLKVIQDNLDIQIVNEQGTPDAYVFCPLCSTKAKLSKDRTGSIIVSNYTLHVRKYHGFGPLSQGVKRKVDEYGMSEYIPEHMLDQIIKEEPDSRGYEQGASTPYYPI, from the exons ATGGATGCGGCTGAG TATCACTTTTGGCTGCAAATCGAAAAACTAGTGGGACCGGTTCCAGAGAACATTAAGCTGTTGTTGCAGTTCTCCTGTTTCTGCAACTCGTCCATCGCGGATCTCGATGACGAGCTAATAGATCAGATCGAGCAGGAAGCCAGAACGATTCCGACGGTGCTGCGGATTGCTACCAACGAGAAACTTATAAAGAAGTATTTTGGTGTTTACTGTCACACTCCTAACGAATTCCGTTTCCGATCGGGCGAGCGGAGAATGTTGAAAAACATTTCCGTTGCGGTGAGAAAAAAAGGTTTGGATAGCTTCATTCAGTCATTACGAACAATCCAGCATCACACGGAGGCGAGACCGGCCGTTAGTGTGATGTTGCAGAATTATGATCCCCAGACGCTTAGGCAAATGCTTCGCGAGAAGGTGCTAAATGCGTTGAA CAACAATCACGCGGAGATTCTACCAGACTATCTGAAAGTCATCCAAGATAATTTGGACATACAAATTGTCAACGAGCAAGGCACCCCGGATGCGTACGTGTTCTGTCCACTGTGTAGCACAAAAGCTAAATTGTCCAAGGATCGTACCGGTAGCATTATTGTATCCAATTACACTCTTCATGTGCGCAAATATCACGGGTTCGGACCGCTCAGTCAGGGGGTAAAACGAAAAGTGGACGAATACGGGATGTCCGAATATATTCCAGAGCACATGCTAGATCAAATCATCAAAGAGGAACCAGATTCTCGTGGGTACGAACAAGGTGCCTCTACTCCGTACTATCCGATATAG
- the LOC131679427 gene encoding uncharacterized protein K02A2.6-like — MVTLEPKVYNLAIELLDGYFQSGRQDIIERRNLRKLKQEQGEKFSHFMMRLRQQAINCGFEKHSVEVSEILKEIYLIDVVVENCYSDALKKSILKRDRSLREIEELAGTIEATEQQLKDLKDTTDSVRDKAVYDVRYTRRSKAANPVPVYNPYRFDQRRPALSKTGKDFRPNTCFSCGKDGHIARSMDCPARGRTCRRCQQLGHFEAVCLKQGSKRRGTMPVASNLKRAYNVEPPKVEQINSVPERNVSVEDKVYYAFYGGNDINVLPTMIGGIRVSMLVDSGADANLITVKTWEVLKHEKVNIISSTKGSAKILKGYGSDKALKIVGTFQAEIAIGKRQVIAEFFVVDGGQKDLLGYFTAKQLGVLKIGIEVNKVVDKSLAAFNKISGVQARIHMNPEYKPVFQPLRRVPIPMEDAVNRKLEQLLLRDSIEVKQGPTTWVSPLVVVGKASGEPRLCLDLRRVNEAVVRERFPMPVVEEYIARLGKGKIWSKLDIREAFHQVELAPESRDITTFITSRGLFRFKRLPFGLVTAPEIFQRIMEELLSGCEGTFYYLDDIIVEGETKDIHDENLKKVK, encoded by the coding sequence ATGGTAACGCTAGAGCCCAAAGTTTACAATTTGGCGATTGAATTGTTAGATGGGTACTTCCAAAGCGGTAGACAAGATATAATCGAGAGAAGAAATTTGAGGAAACTCAAGCAAGAGCAAGGTGAAAAGTTTTCCCATTTTATGATGCGTCTACGTCAACAAGCAATAAATTGTGGATTCGAAAAGCACTCGGTAGAAGTCAGCGAGATTTTGAAGGAGATTTATCTCATCGATGTTGTGGTTGAAAATTGCTATTCagatgcactgaaaaaaagtattttgaaaCGAGACAGATCATTGAGAGAGATTGAAGAGCTTGCCGGTACAATCGAGGCTACAGAACAACAGTTAAAAGATTTAAAGGATACTACCGATTCTGTGCGCGACAAAGCAGTCTACGATGTGAGATATACCAGGAGAAGCAAGGCGGCAAACCCTGTTCCTGTGTACAATCCGTACAGATTTGACCAAAGACGACCAGCTCTTAGCAAAACTGGAAAGGATTTTCGCCCGAACACTTGTTTTTCTTGTGGTAAGGACGGGCACATTGCAAGGTCGATGGATTGTCCGGCAAGAGGTCGCACATGTCGTAGGTGCCAACAGCTGGGACATTTTGAAGCAGTGTGTCTAAAACAAGGTTCTAAACGTAGAGGGACAATGCCCGTAGCGTCAAATTTGAAAAGAGCATACAATGTCGAACCACCAAAAGTAGAACAAATTAATAGTGTTCCCGAGAGGAACGTTTCAGTAGAAGACAAGGTATATTATGCGTTTTATGGAGGAAACGATATTAATGTACTGCCCACTATGATTGGCGGCATTAGAGTAAGTATGCTGGTTGACTCAGGCGCGGATGCTAATCTCATTACAGTGAAAACATGGGAAGTTTTGAAGCATGAGAAAGTAAACATCATTAGCTCAACTAAAGGTTCAGCCAAAATCCTGAAAGGATATGGAAGCGAcaaagctttgaaaattgttGGAACTTTTCAAGCGGAAATTGCCATCGGAAAGAGACAAGTGATTGCAGAATTTTTTGTAGTCGACGGTGGACAGAAAGACCTGTTGGGATACTTCACTGCAAAACAGCTTGGTGTATTGAAGATCGGTATAGAAGTTAATAAAGTTGTTGACAAATCACTTGCTGCATTTAATAAGATATCAGGTGTACAGGCACGCATTCATATGAATCCAGAATATAAACCAGTTTTTCAACCACTGCGCCGAGTGCCTATTCCAATGGAAGATGCAGTTAATAGGAAACTCGAACAACTACTGTTACGAGATAGCATTGAAGTAAAACAAGGACCAACTACGTGGGTGTCACCACTAGTTGTTGTTGGGAAAGCATCCGGAGAACCTAGACTTTGTTTAGATTTGAGACGTGTCAATGAGGCTGTGGTACGAGAGCGTTTCCCAATGCCCGTTGTGGAGGAATACATAGCTCGACTGGGCAAAGGAAAGATTTGGAGCAAATTAGATATCCGCGAAGCATTTCATCAGGTCGAGTTAGCACCGGAATCGAGAGATATTACGACGTTCATAACAAGTCGTGGTCTTTTTCGTTTCAAACGACTGCCATTTGGGTTAGTGACGGCTCCTGAGATCTTCCAGCGGATAATGGAAGAATTACTATCAGGATGCGAGGGAACTTTTTATTATTTAGATGATATTATCGTGGAGGGTGAAACGAAGGATATTCATGATGAAAATCTGAAAAAGGTAAAATAA